The following coding sequences are from one Leishmania braziliensis MHOM/BR/75/M2904 complete genome, chromosome 36 window:
- a CDS encoding mkiaa0324 protein-like protein, with the protein MFSRSMQALLIRRPPFASFFKAVSVPLKTTKPPLRMKAAGILWRKTAPQYGSRFSAPRVAAALQVYRKEAPLINRQVRMTARPGRRSAAAASQRKLVRPTDTKLKAIRVKRRQQHKKKAATPFAAFRAEVMRRTKLPSTEASRKRVLRMWVMTGQQRSLSAPKRVEMAVRLLNKNRKHTKRLSRKMSRKIAKRRSKHADHRSAKRPARRSSHKLATSTKFRIASGKTKRGLRVRPSRKATALKLKSVPSKRGARRVPKKLASPKLHLARNAAAKPSASKKKAAGRSKVPKLRASRKTAASKRRARKTFRATSRRSKLQRTVAKRRTSAARHRRNPYLRFYRYMRLTGLIPNHPKILGSRQIKALWAETHALKGLNRRIARATELLEKRTGLKSMVSPPSVRRPARKDQSSRRRVSLPSPAPAARKDLNLLTLKQSDIKVPRYYRRNPFGATYAALLPVLRDIPSSTRMSKVAKAWTHTSMKDDKRSAKARIAAVAEAMRS; encoded by the coding sequence ATGTTCTCGAGATCGATGCAGGCGTTGTTGATCCGCCGGCCACCGTTTGCCAGCTTCTTCAAGGCGGTAAGTGTGCCGCTCAAAACTAcgaagccgccgctgcggatgAAGGCTGCTGGCATCTTGTGGCGCAAGACAGCACCGCAGTACGGCAGCCGCTTTTCTGCACcgcgggtggcggcggcgctgcaggtcTACCGCAAAGAAGCCCCGTTGATCAACCGCCAAGTGCGGATGACTGCAAGGCCTGGACGAAGgtcggccgcagcagcgtcccAGCGAAAGCTCGTGCGCCCAACGGATACGAAACTCAAAGCTATTCGTGTAAAGCGACGGCAACAGCACAAGAAAAAAGCCGCTACGCCCTTTGCTGCTTTCCGTGCCGAGGTGATGCGACGCACCAAGCTTCCGTCCACAGAGGCAAGCCGCAAGCGCGTGCTTCGCATGTGGGTCATGACAGGTCAGCagcgctcgctctctgcgccGAAGCGTGTTGAGATGGCTGTGCGATTGCTGAACAAGAACCGGAAACACACGAAGAGACTTTCCAGGAAGATGAGCAGGAAGATCGCCAAGCGCCGGTCGAAGCACGCCGACCACAGGAGCGCAAAGAGGCCGgcaaggcgcagcagccacaagTTGGCAACATCGACGAAGTTCCGCATAGCGTCCGGGAAGACGAAAAGGGGGCTGAGAGTGAGGCCCTCTCGCAAGGCCACAGCACTAAAGCTGAAAAGCGTGCCCAGCAAACGCGGAGCACGTAGGGTGCCTAAGAAATTAGCTTCACCCAAATTGCACCTTGCGAGGAACGCGGCCGCAAAGCCGTCGGCGTCCAAGAAAAAGGCGGCAGGCAGGTCAAAGGTGCCCAAGCTGCGTGCCTCTCGCAAAACTGCTGCCTCGAAGCGGAGGGCTCGGAAGACGTTCAGGGCCACTTCGAGAAGGTCAAAGCTGCAGCGTACTGTCGCCAAGAGGAGAACCAGCGCAGCTCGTCACCGCCGAAACCCCTACCTCCGGTTTTACCGTTACATGCGCTTGACTGGGCTGATTCCAAATCATCCCAAGATCCTGGGTTCTCGCCAGATCAAGGCGCTGTGGGCAGAGACGCACGCCCTCAAGGGTCTGAATCGCCGCATAGCGCGCGCAACGGAACTTCTGGAGAAGCGGACGGGGCTGAAGTCGATGGTTAGTCCACCTTCTGTGAGGAGGCCAGCTCGCAAGGACCAGAGCTCCAGGCGCCGCGTGTCGCTCCCctcaccagcgccggcggCACGCAAGGATTTGAATCTCCTGACGCTCAAACAGAGTGATATCAAGGTGCCTCGGTATTATAGACGCAACCCCTTTGGCGCCACctacgcggcgctgcttcctgtgctgcgcgacatTCCCAGCTCGACCCGGATGTCGAAGGTCGCTAAGGCCTGGACGCACACCTCCATGAAGGACGACAAGCGCAGCGCAAAGGCGCGTATtgctgcggtggcagagGCAATGAGGAGCTGA
- a CDS encoding putative kinetoplast-associated protein, which translates to MLRFVPRRLAIGAYSMFMIEQRNNPKLKGLAVADRGKMTSKMYKALSANDKAALDKRAAAWGSFKHKSGKTKTKREKKASTSRSPSAYAKFVKENICRFEKLPHHDRMKAVAKLWKQHNARSAK; encoded by the coding sequence ATGCTCCGCTTTGTTCCTCGTCGTCTCGCCATCGGCGCGTATTCCATGTTCATGATTGAGCAGAGGAACAATCCGAAGCTGAAGGGCCTCGCTGTTGCCGATCGCGGTAAGATGACGTCCAAGATGTACAAAGCTCTGAGTGCGAACGATAAGGCGGCGCTCGACAagcgtgctgctgcatggGGCAGCTTCAAACACAAGAGTGGGAAGACTAAGacgaaaagggagaagaaggcgagcACCTCGCGCTCGCCGTCGGCGTACGCCAAGTTTGTTAAGGAGAATATTTGCCGTTTCGAgaagctgccgcaccacgaCCGCATGAAGGCTGTGGCAAAGCTGTGGAAGCAACACAATGCGCGCTCCGCCAAGTAA
- a CDS encoding putative kinetoplast-associated protein produces the protein MLRFVPRRLAIGAYSMFMIEQRNNPKLKGLAVADRGKMTSKMYKALSANEKAALD, from the coding sequence ATGCTCCGCTTTGTTCCTCGTCGTCTCGCCATCGGCGCGTATTCCATGTTCATGATTGAGCAGAGGAACAATCCGAAGCTGAAGGGCCTCGCTGTTGCCGATCGCGGTAAGATGACGTCCAAGATGTACAAAGCTCTGAGTGCGAACGAAAAGGCGGCGCTCGACTag